A DNA window from Novipirellula caenicola contains the following coding sequences:
- a CDS encoding IS110 family transposase gives MRNESTTNTRHDTPPSRTGYQRVIGVDVAKNNLDLCDSQGKLTKRIDNDVQSIQAKLLDRIDPDSATLILCESTASYHLLMTDMAHDSSIDVAIVNPRQVRDFAKGHGWLEKTDTIDAAMICRFGQDVPVHLAVRRSEQQKHHTAMVHRRASLLKMQAQERSRLLHTADKETRKLLKQMLRNIENQLNRVDKRLSEILRELAKQEPKVQILKSHPGVGEVTVNVLLTSLPELGQLNRKEIAKLVGVSPMARQSGTKDGKRMVRGGRQSVRCALYMAALSARQYDERLKAFYTRLRKQGKPYKLAMIACVRKLLSTLNQMVRNQETFDASKFASMV, from the coding sequence ATGCGCAACGAATCTACGACAAACACTCGACACGACACACCACCCTCGCGAACCGGCTATCAACGAGTCATCGGAGTCGATGTTGCCAAGAACAATCTCGATCTTTGTGATTCTCAGGGCAAGCTTACCAAGCGTATTGATAACGACGTGCAGAGCATTCAAGCGAAACTGCTTGACCGCATTGATCCTGATAGCGCGACATTGATTCTCTGTGAATCCACCGCCAGCTATCACCTGTTGATGACGGACATGGCTCACGACAGCTCGATCGACGTCGCCATTGTCAACCCACGGCAAGTCAGAGACTTCGCCAAAGGCCATGGATGGCTTGAAAAGACCGACACGATCGATGCAGCGATGATTTGTCGATTCGGTCAGGACGTTCCAGTCCATTTGGCAGTCCGACGCAGCGAGCAACAGAAGCATCACACCGCGATGGTGCATCGCCGAGCATCGCTTCTGAAGATGCAGGCTCAAGAACGATCGCGGTTGCTGCATACCGCCGACAAAGAGACTCGCAAGCTGCTAAAACAGATGCTGCGGAACATCGAAAACCAGCTAAATCGCGTTGATAAACGGCTCAGCGAGATCCTCCGAGAGCTGGCAAAGCAAGAGCCCAAAGTGCAGATTTTGAAGAGCCACCCAGGCGTGGGTGAGGTTACGGTCAATGTGCTTCTGACCTCACTGCCTGAGTTGGGGCAACTCAATCGCAAAGAGATTGCGAAGTTAGTTGGCGTATCGCCGATGGCAAGGCAAAGTGGCACCAAGGATGGTAAGCGAATGGTGCGTGGTGGGCGTCAATCGGTCCGCTGTGCATTGTACATGGCAGCGTTGTCCGCTCGGCAGTACGACGAGCGGCTCAAAGCGTTTTACACACGCTTAAGAAAGCAAGGAAAACCGTACAAGCTGGCGATGATCGCTTGCGTACGAAAACTTCTTTCGACACTCAATCAGATGGTTCGAAATCAAGAAACGTTTGACGCTTCCAAGTTCGCGTCGATGGTCTGA